In the Wyeomyia smithii strain HCP4-BCI-WySm-NY-G18 chromosome 2, ASM2978416v1, whole genome shotgun sequence genome, one interval contains:
- the LOC129724264 gene encoding NPC intracellular cholesterol transporter 2-like, with product MFKFFLLAALLPAVMLQNADNIDFSTWDTVAVRPCAGVRPLPAIVRIENCPEMPCRMVRGSNVNMAMDFTALQDASVLRTEAMATALGITGPYELPAAISAACNWLVQARCPLSAGEDITYHLSMPITAIYPLVSVTIEIDLVDETTQSQGCFVIDTVVVAS from the exons ATGTTCAAGTTTTTCCTGTTGGCCGCCTTGTTACCAGCTGTGATGCTGCAGAATGCCGACAACATTGACTTTTCCACATGGGATACGGTAGCGGTTCGTCCCTGTGCGGGAGTTCGTCCACTTCCCGCTATCGTACGCATCGAAAACTGTCCTGAGATGCCTTGCCGCATGGTCCGGGGATCCAATGTGAACATGGCTATGGATTTCACTGCCC TCCAAGATGCTTCCGTCCTCCGTACGGAAGCGATGGCCACCGCCCTGGGAATTACTGGTCCTTACGAGCTGCCAGCGGCTATATCTGCCGCCTGCAATTGGCTCGTACAGGCACGTTGTCCACTGTCGGCCGGTGAAGATATTACCTATCATCTGAGCATGCCGATTACGGCCATCTATCCTCTGGTGAGCGTAACGATCGAAATTGATCTGGTTGATGAAACTACCCAATCTCAGGGATGCTTCGTCATTGATACCGTAGTGGTAGCTAGCTAA